The Salinispora tropica CNB-440 genome has a window encoding:
- a CDS encoding MurT ligase domain-containing protein, which produces MPLRAKVASSVSRTAAALSRAAGRGDGSVIGGWIGLKIDPELLAHLAAGRAIALVSGTNGKTTTTRLATAAVGVLGKVATNSFGANMPTGHTSALAKAGSTPYAVLEVDEHYLAQVLDATDAHVVALLNLSRDQLDRAREVAMMAQLWRAALIRHPELRVIANADDPMVVWAASPPTNHDQRITPPQVVWFSAGQRWHDDSWVCPECGSTIARQDNQWWCTGCPLRRPQPQWSVEDDGVMDPTGAWHKVQLQLPGTVNLGNAATALAVAAEFGVRPVDAVLKLGSVTSIAGRYAQVERDGRLIRLLLAKNPASWLEAFDMADEAPTLLSINARDPDGLDTSWLFDVDFSPLQGRQVLITGDRAFDLAVRLDVNNVPFQHVRTFTEAIQSVPPGRLEVIANYTAFQDIRAELDRVL; this is translated from the coding sequence ATGCCCCTACGGGCGAAGGTGGCCAGCTCTGTGTCGCGGACCGCCGCGGCCCTGTCGCGGGCCGCGGGCCGCGGGGACGGCTCGGTCATCGGCGGTTGGATCGGTCTCAAGATCGACCCGGAGCTACTCGCGCACCTCGCCGCGGGCCGCGCCATCGCCCTGGTCTCCGGCACCAATGGCAAGACCACGACCACCCGACTCGCCACCGCCGCGGTCGGCGTACTCGGCAAGGTCGCCACCAACTCCTTCGGCGCGAACATGCCCACCGGGCACACCTCGGCGCTCGCCAAGGCCGGCAGCACCCCGTACGCGGTGCTCGAGGTGGACGAGCACTATCTCGCGCAGGTGCTGGACGCCACGGACGCCCACGTGGTGGCGCTCCTCAACCTCTCCCGCGACCAGCTGGACCGGGCCCGGGAGGTCGCCATGATGGCGCAGCTCTGGCGCGCGGCGTTGATCCGCCACCCCGAGCTGCGGGTCATCGCCAACGCAGACGATCCGATGGTGGTCTGGGCCGCCAGCCCGCCGACCAATCACGACCAGCGCATCACCCCGCCCCAGGTCGTCTGGTTCAGCGCTGGCCAACGCTGGCACGACGACTCCTGGGTCTGCCCCGAGTGCGGTTCGACCATCGCCCGGCAGGACAACCAGTGGTGGTGCACCGGCTGCCCGCTGCGCCGGCCACAGCCGCAGTGGTCCGTCGAGGACGACGGCGTGATGGACCCGACCGGCGCCTGGCACAAGGTCCAGCTCCAACTCCCGGGCACGGTCAATCTCGGCAACGCCGCCACCGCCCTCGCCGTCGCGGCCGAGTTCGGCGTACGACCGGTTGACGCCGTGCTCAAGCTCGGCTCAGTCACCTCGATCGCCGGCCGGTACGCACAGGTCGAGCGAGACGGGCGGCTGATCCGCCTGCTGCTGGCGAAGAACCCGGCCAGCTGGCTGGAGGCGTTCGACATGGCCGACGAGGCGCCGACGCTGCTGTCCATCAACGCGCGCGACCCGGACGGGCTGGACACCTCCTGGCTCTTTGACGTCGACTTCAGCCCCCTGCAGGGTCGGCAGGTGCTCATCACCGGCGACCGAGCGTTCGACCTGGCCGTCCGACTCGACGTGAACAACGTGCCGTTCCAGCACGTGCGTACGTTCACCGAGGCGATCCAGTCGGTCCCGCCGGGCCGACTGGAGGTCATCGCGAACTACACCGCGTTCCAGGACATCCGAGCGGAGTTGGACCGTGTTCTCTGA
- a CDS encoding TVP38/TMEM64 family protein yields the protein MTHDGRRDTTPRGGHHDPGTPHRPARQEPPAVQPRWWRGQDPAAGRFGLLLLLLAAFGVALLVTPRPDPTALPHLADRLGGYAPVTAIGGGALLLVALVPRTFITLAAGALFGAVEGAAYALGAALLAAAIGFAVGRFLGRDFVAERIRGRLARLDGWFTRQNVLGVVTVRLLPIAGFGLVSYGYGTTGARMLPFLVGSVVASAPTAFGYAAVGAAVTSPGEVNWFAAAPAGLGLVASAVLIHRWWRVERASGARILGRNRSRR from the coding sequence GTGACCCACGACGGCCGCCGCGACACCACCCCCCGCGGCGGCCACCACGATCCGGGCACCCCCCACCGCCCCGCCCGCCAGGAACCCCCCGCTGTCCAGCCCCGCTGGTGGCGGGGGCAGGACCCGGCGGCCGGCCGATTCGGCCTGTTGCTGCTCCTGCTCGCCGCGTTCGGGGTGGCGCTGCTCGTAACTCCCCGCCCGGACCCGACCGCCCTGCCCCACCTGGCCGACCGGCTGGGCGGGTACGCCCCCGTCACCGCGATCGGTGGCGGCGCGCTCCTGCTCGTTGCGCTGGTCCCCCGCACCTTCATCACCCTGGCCGCCGGTGCCCTCTTCGGCGCCGTGGAGGGGGCCGCGTACGCACTCGGCGCGGCACTGCTGGCAGCCGCCATCGGCTTCGCCGTCGGCCGGTTTCTCGGTCGAGATTTCGTCGCCGAACGGATTCGCGGTCGCCTCGCCCGGCTGGACGGCTGGTTCACCCGGCAGAACGTGCTCGGTGTCGTGACCGTACGGCTGCTGCCGATCGCCGGCTTCGGCCTGGTCAGCTACGGCTACGGCACCACCGGTGCACGGATGCTTCCGTTCCTCGTCGGCAGCGTCGTCGCCTCCGCGCCGACCGCCTTCGGATACGCCGCCGTCGGCGCCGCGGTCACCTCGCCCGGCGAGGTCAACTGGTTCGCCGCCGCCCCCGCCGGGCTCGGCCTGGTCGCCAGCGCGGTGCTCATCCACCGCTGGTGGCGCGTCGAGCGGGCCAGTGGGGCACGCATCCTCGGGCGGAATCGTAGCCGGCGCTGA
- a CDS encoding type 1 glutamine amidotransferase: MFSDSLRIVWVYPDLLSTYGDRGNALILASRAQRRGYPVEVLEVRSDQPLPATADIYLVGGGEDGPQALGAQRLIADGGLHRAVAQGSVVFGVCAGYQLLGSSFFAKGTKYAGLELLDLSSDRGPTRAIGELAGTIDPRLGLPPLSGFENHGGRTRLGSEVSPLAQLTAGIGNDTRTEGAWRGKLLGTYSHGPALARNPALADLLLRWAVGVNQLPPLDDTWSERLRAERHAAVAAAARP, translated from the coding sequence GTGTTCTCTGACAGCCTGCGCATCGTCTGGGTCTACCCGGATCTGCTCTCCACCTACGGTGACCGGGGCAACGCACTCATCCTGGCCAGCCGCGCCCAGCGGCGCGGCTACCCGGTCGAGGTGCTGGAGGTCCGCTCCGACCAACCACTGCCCGCTACCGCCGACATCTATCTGGTCGGCGGCGGCGAAGACGGTCCCCAGGCGCTCGGCGCGCAGCGGCTCATCGCCGACGGCGGCCTACACCGCGCCGTCGCACAGGGCTCGGTGGTGTTCGGCGTCTGCGCCGGCTACCAGCTCCTCGGCTCCTCGTTCTTCGCCAAGGGCACCAAGTACGCCGGCCTGGAACTGCTGGACCTCTCCTCCGACCGGGGCCCCACCCGCGCCATCGGCGAACTGGCCGGCACCATCGACCCACGGCTGGGGCTGCCGCCCCTGTCCGGCTTCGAGAACCACGGTGGGCGTACCCGCCTCGGCTCCGAGGTGTCGCCGCTGGCCCAGTTGACCGCCGGAATCGGCAACGACACCCGGACCGAAGGGGCCTGGCGGGGCAAGCTGCTCGGCACCTACTCGCACGGACCAGCCCTGGCTCGTAACCCGGCCCTGGCCGATCTGCTGCTGCGCTGGGCGGTCGGCGTCAACCAGCTCCCCCCGCTGGACGACACCTGGTCGGAACGGCTCCGCGCCGAGCGCCACGCCGCAGTGGCCGCCGCCGCCCGACCGTGA
- a CDS encoding peptidoglycan D,D-transpeptidase FtsI family protein, producing MPPRSEEPRRGTTGSRRGPSRADSSADPRPADSGGGISGARAYTPRGRSIGERRLGDARAGRAEPRRTPRGERSRSGDPFRPALQVLSGGQSGAARQGNPPRRTSVVRTVPRRAPSADPPPRRRPPRPTSARPTRRRRLRPPRLADPGRRLRLGTALVLTLFTVIGIRLVVLQVVENPDYAGAGLLDRLKTVVLPAPRGSIYDRDGEVLAHSIETRYVFADPTQIDDPEATAQALSEPLGIPASELADQMRKRNQSNGDELEFTYLKRGVDVDLAQQIMDLELEGIGSHRDERREVPGGDLAANLIGITSQEMVGLEGLEAGYDKVLAGKDGQQRYEAGWGAHIPGGFSETTEAKPGSSLCLTIDRDLQYVVQAKLAEAMAAVNGSTATAVVLEVGTSEVLAQASYPTYDVANWQDSDPADRDDVATGFVVEPGSVHKAITFGAALQEGVITPDTTLPVPNSIRLGGTTFADTSRADGRRMSLAGMMAYSSNVGTIAIADQLGPDRLIDYQKRFGLGEPTGVGLLGEASGALLPADEWSASSRGSVPIGHSVDATAIQMAAAYATIANDGTYVAPRLVKEVIGPQGERTTPEAPTTREVLTPETAAELRTILEAVTTVDGATGLTAAVPGYRVAGKSGTGARLVDGRKQPGEVAAFIGMAPAEKPRYVIAVFAHTPGGGGGDIAAPVFADMMRFTLQHYRVPPSKVPPPNFDVFPR from the coding sequence GTGCCGCCGAGATCGGAGGAGCCGCGCCGGGGCACCACGGGGTCTCGGCGCGGCCCGTCCCGCGCCGACAGTTCAGCCGATCCGCGCCCGGCCGATTCCGGTGGTGGCATCTCCGGTGCCCGGGCCTACACCCCCCGCGGCCGCAGCATCGGCGAGCGGCGGCTGGGGGACGCCCGCGCGGGGCGCGCCGAACCGCGTCGGACACCGCGGGGAGAACGCAGTCGCTCCGGTGACCCGTTCCGCCCGGCACTCCAGGTGCTCAGCGGTGGGCAGTCCGGTGCTGCCCGGCAGGGCAACCCGCCGCGTCGCACCTCCGTGGTGCGCACCGTACCGCGGCGCGCGCCGTCGGCGGATCCACCGCCACGGCGACGCCCGCCGCGCCCGACATCAGCTCGGCCGACGCGACGCCGCCGGCTGCGGCCACCCCGGCTGGCCGACCCCGGCCGTCGGCTGCGGCTCGGCACCGCGCTGGTGCTGACCCTGTTCACCGTCATCGGTATCCGGCTCGTCGTGCTGCAGGTCGTCGAGAATCCGGACTACGCCGGCGCCGGGCTCCTCGACCGGCTGAAAACCGTGGTGCTGCCGGCGCCCCGTGGCTCGATCTACGACCGGGACGGCGAGGTGCTGGCGCACAGCATCGAGACCCGGTATGTCTTCGCCGACCCGACCCAGATCGACGACCCGGAGGCCACCGCGCAGGCGCTCTCCGAGCCGCTCGGCATCCCGGCGTCGGAGCTCGCCGACCAGATGCGGAAACGCAACCAGTCCAACGGCGACGAACTGGAGTTCACCTACCTCAAGCGGGGGGTGGACGTGGACCTGGCTCAGCAGATCATGGACCTCGAGCTGGAGGGTATTGGCAGCCATCGAGATGAGCGACGGGAGGTCCCCGGTGGTGACCTGGCCGCCAACCTGATCGGCATCACCAGTCAAGAAATGGTCGGCCTGGAAGGGCTCGAGGCCGGCTATGACAAGGTGCTCGCCGGCAAGGACGGCCAGCAACGCTACGAGGCGGGGTGGGGCGCGCACATCCCCGGTGGCTTCAGCGAGACGACCGAGGCGAAGCCGGGTAGCTCGCTGTGCCTCACCATCGACCGGGACCTGCAATACGTGGTGCAGGCCAAGCTGGCCGAGGCGATGGCGGCGGTCAACGGCTCGACCGCCACGGCGGTCGTCCTGGAGGTGGGCACCAGCGAGGTGCTGGCCCAGGCCTCCTACCCCACCTACGACGTCGCGAACTGGCAGGACAGCGACCCGGCCGACCGGGACGACGTGGCGACCGGATTCGTGGTCGAGCCGGGGTCGGTGCACAAGGCGATCACGTTCGGCGCCGCCCTTCAGGAAGGCGTCATCACCCCGGACACCACGCTGCCCGTCCCGAACAGCATCCGTCTGGGCGGCACCACGTTCGCCGACACCAGCCGGGCGGACGGTCGACGGATGAGCCTGGCGGGGATGATGGCGTACTCGTCCAACGTCGGCACCATCGCCATCGCCGACCAGCTTGGTCCGGACCGGCTCATCGACTACCAGAAGCGGTTCGGGCTCGGTGAGCCGACCGGGGTCGGGCTGCTCGGCGAGGCGAGTGGCGCGCTGTTGCCCGCCGACGAGTGGAGTGCGTCGTCGCGGGGGTCGGTGCCGATCGGGCACAGCGTGGACGCCACCGCCATCCAGATGGCCGCCGCGTACGCGACCATCGCCAACGACGGCACGTACGTCGCGCCGCGGCTGGTGAAGGAGGTCATCGGGCCGCAGGGCGAGCGGACAACGCCGGAGGCGCCGACGACTCGGGAGGTGTTGACCCCGGAGACCGCCGCCGAGCTGCGCACCATCCTGGAGGCGGTGACAACCGTCGATGGAGCGACCGGGCTGACCGCAGCCGTTCCCGGCTACCGGGTGGCGGGGAAGAGCGGCACCGGCGCGCGGCTGGTCGACGGGCGGAAGCAGCCCGGCGAGGTGGCGGCGTTCATCGGGATGGCCCCGGCGGAGAAGCCCCGTTACGTCATCGCTGTCTTCGCGCACACTCCCGGCGGTGGGGGCGGCGACATCGCCGCACCGGTGTTCGCCGACATGATGCGGTTCACTCTGCAGCACTATCGGGTGCCGCCGTCGAAGGTCCCGCCGCCCAACTTTGACGTCTTTCCCCGCTGA
- the rsmH gene encoding 16S rRNA (cytosine(1402)-N(4))-methyltransferase RsmH yields the protein MGELRGAHVPVLLERCLELLSPALDRTGQTGRTVYVDATLGLGGHAEAILTAHPRTMLVGLDRDTEALAHARVRLARFADRVHLEHAVYDELPDVLDRIGHPVVDGILFDLGVSSLQLDAPDRGFAYAQDAPLDMRMDQSRGVTAEEVVNSYSHPELARVLRVYGEEKFASRIASAIVRERDRAPITSSAQLAELVRQAIPAPARRTGGHPAKRTFQALRIEVNRELAALETALPAALDRLAIEGRMVVLSYHSLEDRLTKVALADRVRSKGPIDLPVELPGTGPTFRLLSRGAELPGEAEVAVNPRAASVRLRAAERLDPTQQQRQRTDRERYRRQVRAMHQPGTGSAVRRPVSGDDGTGTDEEGEGHDD from the coding sequence ATGGGGGAGCTTCGCGGCGCGCACGTGCCGGTGCTGCTTGAACGCTGTCTCGAGCTGCTGTCGCCCGCGCTGGACCGGACGGGGCAGACGGGTCGGACGGTCTATGTCGACGCCACGCTGGGGCTGGGCGGGCACGCCGAGGCGATACTGACAGCGCATCCGCGGACCATGCTGGTGGGGCTGGACCGGGACACCGAGGCGCTGGCGCACGCCCGCGTACGACTGGCCCGCTTCGCTGACCGGGTCCACCTGGAGCACGCCGTCTACGACGAGCTGCCCGACGTGCTCGATCGAATCGGCCATCCGGTCGTGGACGGAATCCTGTTCGACCTCGGGGTCTCCTCGTTGCAGCTCGACGCGCCCGACCGCGGGTTCGCCTACGCGCAGGACGCCCCGTTGGACATGCGGATGGACCAGAGCCGGGGAGTGACCGCCGAAGAGGTGGTCAACTCCTACTCGCATCCGGAGCTGGCCCGGGTGCTGCGGGTCTACGGCGAGGAGAAGTTCGCGTCGCGGATCGCCTCTGCAATCGTTCGGGAGCGGGACCGGGCCCCGATCACCTCGTCGGCGCAGCTGGCCGAGCTGGTCCGGCAGGCCATTCCCGCGCCAGCCCGACGCACTGGTGGTCATCCGGCGAAGAGAACCTTTCAGGCGCTACGGATTGAAGTGAACCGAGAGCTGGCGGCGCTGGAGACGGCGCTTCCGGCAGCCCTCGACCGGCTCGCGATCGAGGGCCGGATGGTGGTCCTGTCCTACCACTCGTTGGAGGACCGGCTCACCAAGGTGGCGCTTGCGGACCGGGTTCGCAGCAAGGGCCCGATCGACCTCCCGGTCGAGCTGCCCGGGACCGGCCCGACCTTCCGGCTACTCAGTCGGGGGGCGGAGCTGCCGGGCGAGGCGGAGGTCGCGGTGAACCCACGAGCCGCCTCGGTTCGGCTGCGGGCCGCCGAACGGCTCGACCCGACCCAGCAGCAGCGTCAGCGTACCGACCGCGAACGGTACCGGCGGCAGGTTCGAGCGATGCACCAACCGGGGACGGGGTCGGCCGTGCGGCGGCCGGTCTCGGGGGATGACGGGACAGGGACGGATGAAGAGGGGGAGGGACATGACGATTGA
- the mraZ gene encoding division/cell wall cluster transcriptional repressor MraZ produces the protein MFLGTHTPRLDDKGRLILPAKFRDELAGGVVITKGQERCLYVFPTPEFQHIADQLRAQPMTHKAARAYSRVFFASAHDEVPDKQGRVTIPGHLREYAALDRDLVVIGAHTRVEIWDRVAWESYLAESEDEFADIEEGVLPGL, from the coding sequence GTGTTCCTCGGCACCCACACTCCGCGTCTGGACGATAAGGGCCGGCTGATCCTTCCGGCGAAGTTCCGGGATGAGCTGGCGGGGGGTGTCGTGATCACCAAAGGGCAGGAGCGGTGCCTCTATGTCTTCCCGACGCCGGAGTTCCAGCACATCGCGGATCAGCTGCGCGCGCAGCCGATGACGCACAAGGCGGCCCGGGCCTACAGCCGGGTCTTCTTCGCCAGCGCCCACGACGAGGTCCCCGACAAACAGGGGCGGGTGACCATTCCGGGTCACCTGCGGGAGTACGCCGCGCTCGACCGGGACCTGGTGGTGATCGGTGCGCACACCCGGGTGGAGATCTGGGACCGGGTCGCCTGGGAGAGCTACCTCGCCGAGAGCGAAGACGAATTCGCTGACATCGAGGAGGGGGTGCTGCCCGGTCTGTAG
- a CDS encoding UDP-N-acetylmuramoyl-L-alanyl-D-glutamate--2,6-diaminopimelate ligase, whose amino-acid sequence MTGIRLGNLAARLAAESGADAVDLRPGPTEPTVTGVTHASQEVRPGDLYAALPGARRHGAEFVSAAARAGAVAVLTDPDGAAATAEVDLPMLVVPDPRAVLGDLASVVYGDPTAGLTVIGVTGTAGKTSTAYLVESGLRAAGHTTGLIGTVETRLGDLVVDSVRTTPEATDLHAMLAAARERGVTAVVMEVSSHALAMGRVGGVRFTVGGYTNFGSDHLDFHADSVDYFAAKAKLFDGRCEVEVLNHDDPALLPLHRPATVTYSAAGDGAATWWADEAGGEGYAQRFTLHGPDGLTLPAGVALPGRHNVANALLAVAVLVAAGVAPRTAVAGVADCGGVPGRLELVPSPGPVRGVVDYAHKTDAIVAALAALREFSTGRLICLLGAGGDRDRGKRPLMGVAAAEGADVVLVTDDNPRTEDPADIRAEVLAGVRRADTEAQVLEVPGRRAAIAEAVQLAAPGDVVALLGKGHEQGQEVGGQVHPFDDRTELAAALRARFGDRPGQS is encoded by the coding sequence GTGACCGGAATCCGGCTCGGTAACCTCGCCGCTCGGCTCGCCGCCGAGTCCGGTGCGGACGCCGTTGACCTTCGGCCCGGTCCAACGGAACCGACAGTCACCGGGGTGACGCACGCCAGCCAGGAGGTCCGCCCCGGTGACCTGTACGCGGCCCTGCCCGGTGCCCGGCGGCACGGCGCCGAGTTCGTCTCGGCCGCGGCCCGAGCCGGTGCGGTGGCCGTGCTGACCGATCCGGATGGCGCGGCGGCGACCGCGGAAGTCGATCTTCCCATGCTGGTGGTGCCGGACCCGCGGGCGGTACTGGGTGACCTCGCCAGTGTGGTGTACGGCGATCCGACCGCCGGGTTGACGGTGATCGGGGTGACCGGAACCGCGGGCAAGACCTCCACGGCGTACCTGGTCGAGTCGGGGCTGCGAGCGGCCGGGCACACCACCGGTCTGATCGGCACCGTGGAGACCCGGCTCGGTGATCTGGTGGTCGACAGCGTCCGGACCACCCCCGAGGCGACCGACCTGCACGCCATGCTCGCCGCTGCCCGAGAGCGCGGCGTCACCGCCGTGGTCATGGAGGTGTCCAGCCACGCGCTGGCCATGGGGCGGGTCGGTGGCGTCCGGTTCACCGTCGGCGGCTATACCAACTTCGGCTCCGACCACCTCGACTTCCACGCCGACTCCGTGGACTACTTCGCCGCCAAGGCGAAGCTCTTCGACGGCCGCTGCGAGGTGGAGGTGCTCAACCACGACGACCCGGCGCTGCTTCCGTTGCATCGACCCGCCACCGTCACCTACTCCGCGGCCGGCGACGGCGCCGCCACCTGGTGGGCCGACGAGGCCGGTGGCGAGGGGTACGCGCAGCGCTTCACCCTGCACGGCCCGGACGGGCTGACCCTGCCCGCCGGGGTGGCCCTACCCGGTCGGCACAACGTCGCCAACGCGCTGCTCGCCGTCGCCGTACTGGTGGCGGCCGGGGTGGCGCCGCGGACCGCCGTCGCGGGGGTGGCCGACTGCGGCGGCGTTCCCGGTCGGCTGGAGCTGGTGCCGTCCCCCGGCCCGGTGCGCGGCGTCGTCGACTACGCGCACAAGACCGATGCGATCGTTGCCGCGCTGGCCGCCCTGCGGGAGTTCAGCACCGGGCGGCTCATCTGCCTACTCGGCGCCGGCGGCGACCGGGACCGGGGCAAGCGGCCCCTGATGGGTGTCGCCGCCGCGGAGGGCGCGGACGTGGTGCTGGTGACCGACGACAACCCGCGGACCGAGGATCCCGCCGACATCCGTGCCGAGGTGCTCGCCGGCGTGCGTCGGGCCGACACCGAGGCGCAGGTCCTGGAGGTACCCGGTCGGCGTGCGGCCATCGCGGAGGCGGTCCAGCTCGCTGCGCCCGGGGACGTGGTGGCGCTGTTGGGCAAGGGGCACGAGCAGGGGCAGGAGGTTGGCGGGCAGGTGCATCCCTTCGACGATCGCACCGAGCTGGCCGCCGCGCTGCGGGCCCGCTTCGGCGACCGGCCGGGGCAGTCGTGA
- a CDS encoding UDP-N-acetylmuramoyl-tripeptide--D-alanyl-D-alanine ligase, which translates to MIPLSLAEVAAAVNGQLVAADPSVAVTGSVEFDSRKVGPGGLFVAFPGERVDGHDYAEGAIRAGAVAVLGTRVVAGVPMVLVDDAQVALGRLARAVVDRLPDLTVVGLTGSSGKTSTKDVIAALTARLGPTVAPPGSFNNELGHPYTALQADPETRYLVLEKGARGVGHVSYLCEVVPPQISVVLNVGVAHIGEFGSRETIALAKGELVAALPAEGLAVLNADDDLVAAMATRTRARVVRYGEAAEADVRAVDVVLDERGRPSFTLVTPEGRAPVRLGLTGRHQVSNSLAAAAVARELGMPVTELATALGELGLVSSRRMDVFERVDGVTVIDDSYNANPASMAAALRALAGFRRRRTIAVLGYMAELGPYEQDGHVEVGRLAAELGVDRLLVVGEAAAPIHEGATSVRDWEGESVQLTDQAGAVEVLRGDLRPGDVVLVKGSRYRTWEVADALRADAVADRGAGADGGLA; encoded by the coding sequence GTGATCCCGCTGAGCCTGGCCGAGGTGGCGGCAGCGGTCAACGGCCAGTTGGTCGCCGCCGACCCGAGCGTCGCGGTCACCGGCTCGGTCGAGTTCGACTCCCGCAAGGTTGGCCCGGGCGGGCTCTTCGTCGCCTTCCCCGGGGAACGGGTGGATGGCCACGACTACGCCGAAGGGGCGATCCGGGCGGGTGCGGTGGCGGTGCTCGGCACCCGGGTGGTGGCCGGCGTGCCGATGGTGCTGGTAGACGACGCCCAGGTGGCGCTGGGGCGACTGGCCCGCGCGGTGGTGGACCGGCTGCCCGATCTGACCGTCGTCGGCCTCACCGGTTCCTCCGGCAAGACCAGCACCAAGGACGTGATCGCTGCCCTCACCGCTCGACTCGGGCCGACGGTCGCCCCGCCCGGGTCGTTCAACAACGAGCTGGGGCACCCCTACACGGCGCTCCAGGCCGATCCGGAGACCCGCTACCTCGTGTTGGAGAAGGGTGCCCGAGGGGTGGGGCACGTCAGCTACCTCTGCGAGGTGGTACCGCCGCAGATCTCCGTGGTGCTGAACGTGGGGGTGGCCCACATCGGTGAGTTCGGTTCCCGAGAGACCATCGCCCTGGCGAAGGGGGAGCTGGTGGCGGCGCTGCCGGCGGAGGGGCTGGCCGTTCTCAACGCCGACGATGACCTTGTCGCCGCGATGGCGACGCGAACCCGGGCGCGGGTGGTCCGGTACGGCGAGGCGGCCGAGGCGGACGTGCGGGCCGTTGACGTGGTGCTGGACGAGCGGGGCCGGCCGTCGTTCACGCTGGTGACTCCGGAGGGGCGCGCGCCGGTGCGGCTCGGGCTGACCGGCCGGCACCAGGTGTCCAACTCGCTCGCCGCCGCCGCGGTGGCCCGGGAACTGGGGATGCCGGTGACCGAGCTGGCGACCGCCCTGGGTGAGCTCGGGCTGGTCTCGAGTCGTCGGATGGACGTCTTCGAGCGTGTTGACGGGGTCACCGTCATCGACGACTCGTACAACGCCAACCCTGCCTCGATGGCCGCTGCCCTGCGGGCGCTGGCCGGGTTCAGGCGGCGGCGCACCATCGCGGTGCTCGGGTACATGGCCGAACTGGGGCCGTACGAGCAGGACGGGCATGTCGAGGTCGGGCGACTTGCCGCGGAACTGGGGGTGGACCGCCTGCTCGTGGTGGGCGAGGCGGCGGCCCCGATCCATGAGGGCGCAACATCGGTACGTGACTGGGAAGGAGAATCGGTGCAGCTCACCGATCAGGCGGGCGCCGTCGAGGTGCTGCGGG